A genomic region of Arachis stenosperma cultivar V10309 chromosome 9, arast.V10309.gnm1.PFL2, whole genome shotgun sequence contains the following coding sequences:
- the LOC130950653 gene encoding bZIP transcription factor 53-like: MASVYRNSNSGSEGGEPVMDERKRKRMLSNRESARRSRMRKQKQLEDLTEEVKRLEASNKQLIEAIKMKEESYAEIESSNGVIRAQITELGDRLKFLNSILEIAEVVSGGELSVDLPEIPDPLMKPWQIPYPFQPIMASADMFLH; this comes from the coding sequence ATGGCTTCAGTTTACCGCAATTCGAACTCAGGATCGGAGGGCGGAGAGCCCGTGATGGacgagaggaagaggaagaggatgCTGTCGAACCGCGAATCGGCGCGGCGGTCGCGGATGAGGAAGCAAAAGCAGCTGGAGGATCTGACGGAGGAGGTGAAGCGGCTTGAGGCCTCGAACAAGCAGTTGATTGAGGCCATTAAGATGAAGGAGGAATCTTATGCAGAGATTGAATCCTCAAACGGCGTCATCAGGGCTCAGATCACGGAGCTTGGGGACAGGCTTAAGTTCCTCAATTCCATCCTCGAAATTGCTGAAGTCGTAAGCGGCGGTGAGCTCTCCGTTGATTTACCGGAGATTCCGGATCCTCTCATGAAGCCTTGGCAGATTCCTTACCCATTTCAGCCAATCATGGCTTCGGCAGACATGTTCCTGCATTGA